One Brassica napus cultivar Da-Ae chromosome C2, Da-Ae, whole genome shotgun sequence DNA window includes the following coding sequences:
- the LOC106382832 gene encoding oligopeptide transporter 4-like, translated as MATTDESYDDDVSPIEEVRLTVTNTDDHTLPVWTFRMWFLGLISCALLSFLNQFFSYRTEPLVITQITVQVATLPIGHFLAKMLPKTQFGIPGFGSTRFSLNPGPFNMKEHVLISIFANAGSAFGSGSAYAVGIVTIIKAFYRKNISFIAGWLLIITTQVLGYGWAGLLRKYVVEPAHMWWPSTLVQVSLFRALHEKDEQRMTRAKFFVIALVCSFGWYIVPGYLFTTLTSISWICWAFPRSVTAQQIGSGMRGLGLGAFTLDWTAVASFLFSPLISPFFAIANVFIGYVLLIYIVLPLSYWGFDAYNATRFPIFSSHLFTSVGQTYDIPAIVNDKFELDLAKYEQQGRINLSTFFAMTYGLGFATIASTLTHVALFYGREITERFRVSYKGKEDVHTRLMKRYKDIPSWWFYSMLGATLLISLALCVFLNDQVQMPWWGLVFASAMAFIFTLPISIITATTNQTPGLNIITEYAMGIIYPGRPIANVCFKVYGYMSMAQAVSFLNDFKLGHYMKIPPRSMFLVQFIGTILAGTINITVAWWQLNTITNICQEELLPPNSPWTCPGDRVFFDASVIWGLVGPKRIFGSQGNYAAMNWFFLGGAIGPVIVWLCHKAFPKHSWIPLVNLPVLLGATAMMPPATAVNYNSWILVGTIFNLFVFRYRKSWWQRYNYVLSAAMDAGVAFMAVLLYFSVGMEDKSLDWWGTRGEHCDLARCPTARGVIVKGCPVV; from the exons ATGGCCACCACCGACGAATCTTACGACGACGACGTCTCACCTATTGAAGAAGTCCGTTTAACGGTGACAAACACCGACGACCATACACTACCGGTTTGGACGTTTAGGATGTGGTTCTTGGGTTTAATCTCATGTGCCCTCCTCTCTTTCCTTAACCAATTCTTCTCGTACCGTACCGAACCTCTTGTCATCACTCAAATCACGGTTCAAGTCGCTACACTCCCCATAGGTCATTTCTTGGCCAAGATGCTTCCCAAAACTCAGTTTGGGATACCAGGATTTGGATCGACCCGGTTCTCGTTGAACCCCGGTCCATTTAACATGAAGGAGCATGTGTTGATCTCAATTTTCGCTAATGCGGGTAGTGCGTTCGGATCCGGGTCAGCTTATGCGGTTGGTATCGTCACAATTATTAAAGCTTTCTATCGCAAAAACATCTCTTTCATTGCCGGCTGGCTCCTCATCATCACTACACAG GTATTGGGATATGGGTGGGCCGGTTTACTAAGGAAATACGTGGTCGAACCGGCTCACATGTGGTGGCCTAGCACTTTGGTTCAAGTGTCACTGTTTCG GGCACTGCATGAGAAGGATGAGCAAAGGATGACGAGAGCAAAATTCTTTGTAATAGCGTTAGTCTGCAGTTTCGGATGGTACATAGTCCCTGGCTATCTCTTCACGACACTCACAAGCATATCATGGATATGTTGGGCATTTCCACGATCAGTCACTGCTCAACAGATTGGTTCGGGAATGAGAGGTCTCGGTCTTGGAGCCTTTACACTAGACTGGACCGCGGTTGCATCTTTCTTGTTCAGTCCACTCATTAGCCCCTTCTTCGCCATCGCTAATGTTTTCATCGGCTATGTTCTTTTGATCTACATCGTGTTGCCTTTATCTTATTGGGGATTTGATGCTTACAACGCTACGAGGTTCCCTATATTCTCATCGCACTTGTTCACATCGGTTGGTCAGACGTACGATATCCCTGCGATCGTGAATGATAAGTTTGAGCTCGATTTAGCTAAGTACGAGCAGCAAGGAAGGATTAACTTGAGCACGTTCTTTGCTATGACTTATGGGCTTGGTTTCGCTACCATTGCTTCTACACTCACTCATGTAGCTCTCTTCTACGGCAG GGAAATTACCGAGAGGTTTCGAGTTTCGTACAAAGGCAAAGAGGATGTCCATACTAGGTTAATGAAGAGATATAAAGACATACCTTCATGGTGGTTCTATTCAATGCTGGGTGCAACACTTCTTATCTCTCTTGCGTTATGTGTTTTCTTGAACGATCAGGTTCAAATGCCTTGGTGGGGACTTGTGTTCGCTAGTGCCATGGCTTTCATCTTCACACTTCCCATCAGCATCATTACCGCAACAACTAACCAA ACACCAGGGTTGAATATAATAACTGAGTACGCAATGGGAATCATTTACCCGGGAAGACCTATTGCAAATGTATGCTTCAAAGTCTATGGATACATGAGTATGGCACAAGCTGTCTCTTTCTTAAACGACTTCAAACTTGGTCACTACATGAAGATCCCACCAAGATCCATGTTCTTGGTTCAATTCATCGGTACAATTCTTGCTGGAACAATTAACATAACGGTTGCATGGTGGCAACTAAACACTATAACCAATATATGCCAAGAAGAACTTCTACCACCCAACAGTCCATGGACATGTCCGGGCGACCGTGTTTTCTTCGATGCATCGGTCATTTGGGGATTGGTAGGACCAAAACGGATCTTTGGCTCACAAGGAAACTACGCTGCCATGAACTGGTTTTTCCTCGGTGGTGCAATAGGACCGGTGATAGTGTGGTTGTGCCACAAAGCGTTTCCAAAACATTCTTGGATTCCGCTAGTGAATCTCCCGGTTCTACTAGGAGCAACCGCAATGATGCCACCAGCGACAGCGGTGAACTACAACTCATGGATCTTGGTCGGGACGATATTCAACCTTTTTGTGTTCCGGTACCGGAAAAGCTGGTGGCAAAGGTATAACTACGTGCTGTCAGCTGCGATGGACGCTGGTGTAGCGTTCATGGCGGTTTTGTTGTACTTCTCGGTAGGGATGGAGGATAAGAGTTTGGATTGGTGGGGAACAAGAGGTGAACATTGTGATCTAGCTAGATGTCCTACCGCTAGAGGAGTGATTGTTAAAGGTTGCCCGGTTGTATGA